In a genomic window of Xenopus laevis strain J_2021 chromosome 5S, Xenopus_laevis_v10.1, whole genome shotgun sequence:
- the LOC108718127 gene encoding muscleblind-like protein 1 isoform X8, giving the protein MAMLAQQMQLANAMIPGTQLQPVPMFSVAPSLATNATAAFNPYLGPVSPGLVSAEIMPTTQMLVTGNPGVAVPSAAAAAAQKLMRTDRLEASYNQAAAVRASPRCPTNDLSPDVEGAPSLWVRGSSVSMPAQSWASPEQRLPIVPNYMWWFCDVDACPLGTELRPANSFHLGHQAGFDPRSQKRKVCREYQRGNCNRGENECRFAHPAESAMIDTNDNTVTVCMDFIKGRCSREKCKYFHPPAHLQAKIKAAQYQVNQAAAAQAAAMTQSAVKSLKRPLEATFDLGIHQTVLPPLPKRPALEKTNGATGVFNTGFFQYQQALANMQLQQQAAFFPPGSILCMTPAANIVPMVHGAAPATVSAAATSATSIPFAATANQIPIISADHLSSHKYVTQL; this is encoded by the exons ATGGCCATGCTGGCCCAGCAAATGCAGCTTGCCAATGCTATGATCCCTGGCACCCAGCTACAACCTGTG CCAATGTTCTCTGTCGCACCAAGCCTAGCCACCAATGCAACAGCAGCCTTTAACCCATACCTGGGGCCAGTTTCTCCAGGTCTCGTATCAGCCGAAATTATGCCTACTACGCAAATGCTTGTCACAGGAAATCCCGGAGTGGCAGTTCCATCAGCTGCGGCAGCCGCTGCACAGAAGCTAATGCGAACAGACAGACTAGAG GCCAGCTACAATCAGGCAGCTGCAGTGCGAGCTTCCCCGCGTTGCCCAACCAATGACCTCAGCCCCGATGTGGAGGGAGCACCCTCTTTATGGGTGAGAGGTAGTTCAGTCTCCATGCCAGCTCAATCCTGGGCCTCTCCTGAGCAGAGACTGCCAATTGTTCCAAATTATATGTGGTGGTTTTGTGATGTGGACGCCTGCCCTCTGGGAACCGAACTGAGACCAGCAAACTCATTTCACTTAGGACATCAAGCTGGATTTGATCCCCGGTCCCAGAAGAGAAAG GTATGTCGAGAGTATCAGCGTGGAAACTGCAACAGAGGGGAAAATGAATGCCGGTTTGCTCACCCGGCTGAGAGTGCAATGATTGACACAAATGACAACACAGTCACTGTGTGTATGGATTTTATTAAAGGAAGATGCTCAAGGGAAAAGTGCAAATACTTCCACCCTCCTGCACATTTGCAAGCCAAGATCAAGGCTGCCCAATACCAGGTCAACCAAGCTGCAGCAGCTCAGGCAGCAGCCATG ACTCAGTCGGCTGTGAAATCACTGAAGCGACCCCTCGAGGCAACCTTTGACCTG GGAATTCATCAGACTGTACTTCCCCCATTACCAAAGAGGCCTGCACTTGAGAAAACCAATGGTGCCACCGGAGTATTTAATACGGGTTTTTTCCAGTATCAACAGGCTCTTGCGAACATGCAGTTACAGCAGCAGGCAGCCTTTTTCCCACCAG GCTCAATATTGTGCATGACACCCGCTGCAAACATTG TTCCCATGGTGCACGGTGCAGCGCCAGCCACTGTGTCTGCAGCAGCAACATCTGCCACAAGTATCCCCTTCGCTGCAACAGCCAACCAG ATACCCATAATATCTGCAGATCATCTGAGTAGTCACAAGTACGTCACACAACTCTAG